CCGCTGTCTCAGTGCTGGCATCCGCGGGAACCTGCGTCGTCATCGGCGCCCCCGCCCTCGGTTCGACGCTGCCCGTAGACGTCACCAACCTGTTGGGCCGGGGCATTCGCCTGCTCGGGTCCAATCAAGGCAATAGCAACCCCGCCCGCCTCCTTCCGCAGTTGGTCGCGCTACACCGAGCAGGCAGGCTGCCATTCGATCGGCTGATCCGGACATATCCGTTTGCGGACATTAATACTGCAGTCGCTGACGCGACCAGCGGTGAGACGGTGAAACCGGTTCTGCTCATGCCGCAGCATTGACCACGCCGGCAGTCTGTGTCGTGACGCACCCGAAGAAGGTCACCGAACGACCCGCCTATGTAGTGGAGTCTGTCGACAATGCGTTGCGCTTGCTGCAGATTCTGCGCGATGTCGGCGCCCTCCGAATCAAAGATGCCGCCGCCGAACTGCACATCGCACCGTCGACCGCCCACCGACTGCTATCCATGCTCGTTTACCGCGGCTTCGCCGTTCAGGATACGCAGCGGGTTTACCACCCCGGGTCAGCGCTGGAAGCAGGACCTGCCGCCAACGATTGGACCCTGCAGCTCACAGCTCGCTGCAGGCCCCACATGGAGGCGCTGGTCTCCGAATGCAACGAGACGGTCAACCTCGTCATTCGCGTAGGTGACCAGGTCAGATTTCTATGGTCTGAGTTGTCTACGGAGCTCTTGCGGGTCGGCGACCGCCGCGGGCAGGTCTTCGATGCCGAGTTGACGGCCGCCGGCCGAATTCTGTTGGCAGAACTGCCACCTGACGCCCTGGAGCATCTCTATCTCCAGCGCGACGAACCGCGCGGACCTGAACCACGGTGGCGTGACCGACGCATGCCGGCCGGAGAATTCGAACGGCTCCGGGCCGATCTCGCGGCGGTTCGCGCGGCCGGATTCGCTGTCAATGTGGGCCGAACCGAAGAAGGCGTCGCGGTTTTCGGCGCGGCTATCCGTAGCCCTGCTGGCAAAGCCGTCGCAGCCCTGGCGGTCGCCGTGCCCGTCACGCGTTTTCAACGCCATGTCGAGGGCACACTCGTATCCCGTGTGCGACGCACCGCACACCTGATTACTGCCGATATCGATGACCTGGTGACCTGAGTCCGCATTCTGTAGCGCAGAATCCTCTTTGACTGGATTACTTTGCACCGTAACGTTATTCGTATGGCAGTAGTCGAAAACAGCGAAGCCGACGATGCGTTGCAGCAGTTGTACGACG
Above is a window of Mycolicibacterium baixiangningiae DNA encoding:
- a CDS encoding IclR family transcriptional regulator, giving the protein MTHPKKVTERPAYVVESVDNALRLLQILRDVGALRIKDAAAELHIAPSTAHRLLSMLVYRGFAVQDTQRVYHPGSALEAGPAANDWTLQLTARCRPHMEALVSECNETVNLVIRVGDQVRFLWSELSTELLRVGDRRGQVFDAELTAAGRILLAELPPDALEHLYLQRDEPRGPEPRWRDRRMPAGEFERLRADLAAVRAAGFAVNVGRTEEGVAVFGAAIRSPAGKAVAALAVAVPVTRFQRHVEGTLVSRVRRTAHLITADIDDLVT